From one Leptospira stimsonii genomic stretch:
- a CDS encoding ATP-binding protein, with translation MISKLQLLKFGKFIQSDFDLSPSVTIFQGENESGKTTIFDALRLGIGSKFLTASQEPKKSILSRYGEKSLEGYRLIGEIPELSKDAAPQYVHCISLREGELEFAFHNDKIIKPEFLRSKLLNNGVNLEGISKSLGKIHSPKSISGEYKTFETLKKEIADLKDKRIQLTSKIESLHSRNKNNVEMEEKHLKDQERVNEIQEKLTQLEKEFFLDSKIQKKIQLLDSLSKIQRLKSLEETLKKNVLYSKDESSVYENLQKEIDKVQSSLTSSETLLQDKQKAIDLKKKESDSLKNQISLLQKMKSKAEELIEKLDKTLREEGFTEEVRTELSNSNQKLIGGSIAGLGLMGILVSLLVANVSPFGLLIGSLVSAGAIGIGLYLFTQKKESLEIRYSPAKEKDAVSKRLSEWNLTFPENPISPLDRIDFLRQFLAKQILNFESKSEQMETLEKEIRGLVEALDSILSKSKLEREKLSELQTKRNSWLGERRVASIQDYHKQIAEFQSQSKIFKESSQKLQSANGGKNPEELEIQWKAEISLLDEIPTQGFSESERLSKNAQKKELETELRSLEERLNKLKTEIKVEDTRIQDSLPEKEKDLISTLQLLAEKEKEFSSLESKRKSAKIAQEIVEDISKDQSFQFVSIASEIGKDLHFLLPKRGVSFEALDKKELIKMEDAAGTLRSIEHLSGGTLATFYLIFKLFLARKTVPQKGLLLLDEPFVHLDPKRLQSALSYLKRFQEETEYQICFFTKQEELSETILNTFENANRIRLT, from the coding sequence ATGATCTCCAAATTACAACTTCTCAAATTCGGTAAGTTCATTCAATCCGACTTCGACCTCAGTCCCTCCGTTACGATCTTTCAAGGTGAGAATGAATCGGGCAAAACGACAATTTTCGATGCGCTTCGTCTCGGAATCGGAAGCAAATTTCTTACCGCGAGCCAGGAACCGAAAAAAAGCATTCTTTCCCGCTACGGAGAAAAAAGTTTAGAAGGGTATCGTCTCATCGGCGAAATTCCCGAACTTTCCAAGGACGCGGCTCCTCAATATGTGCATTGTATTTCGCTTCGGGAAGGAGAATTGGAATTTGCGTTTCACAACGATAAAATCATCAAACCGGAATTTTTACGGAGTAAACTTCTCAACAACGGAGTGAACTTGGAGGGAATTTCAAAGTCGCTCGGCAAAATTCATTCTCCAAAATCGATTAGCGGAGAATATAAAACTTTTGAAACCCTCAAAAAAGAAATCGCGGATCTCAAAGACAAAAGAATTCAACTCACTTCGAAAATCGAATCTCTTCATTCCCGAAACAAAAACAATGTGGAAATGGAAGAAAAACATCTCAAAGATCAAGAAAGAGTCAATGAGATCCAAGAGAAACTTACGCAACTGGAAAAGGAATTCTTTTTGGATTCCAAGATCCAAAAGAAGATTCAACTTTTAGATTCTCTTTCTAAGATCCAAAGGTTAAAATCTCTGGAAGAAACTCTCAAAAAAAACGTTCTCTATTCCAAAGACGAATCTTCCGTTTATGAAAATCTTCAGAAAGAAATCGATAAAGTCCAGTCTTCTCTAACTTCTTCGGAAACCTTACTACAAGACAAACAAAAAGCGATCGATCTCAAAAAGAAAGAATCCGATTCCCTCAAAAATCAAATTTCCCTTTTGCAAAAGATGAAATCGAAAGCGGAAGAATTGATCGAAAAGTTAGACAAAACTCTCAGAGAAGAAGGTTTTACCGAAGAGGTTCGAACCGAACTTTCCAACTCCAATCAGAAACTCATCGGAGGCAGTATCGCAGGCTTAGGTTTGATGGGAATTTTGGTTTCTTTACTGGTCGCCAACGTTTCTCCGTTCGGACTTTTGATCGGCTCCTTGGTTTCGGCAGGTGCAATCGGAATCGGTCTTTATCTTTTTACTCAAAAAAAAGAATCCCTGGAGATTCGTTACAGCCCGGCAAAGGAAAAGGATGCGGTTTCCAAAAGATTAAGCGAATGGAATCTAACGTTTCCAGAAAATCCCATTTCTCCGCTTGATAGGATTGACTTTCTCAGACAATTCTTAGCAAAACAGATTCTAAATTTTGAATCTAAATCCGAACAGATGGAAACCTTGGAGAAAGAAATCCGGGGTTTGGTCGAAGCCTTGGATTCAATTCTTTCCAAAAGTAAATTGGAAAGGGAAAAACTCTCCGAACTTCAGACAAAGCGAAATTCTTGGCTCGGAGAAAGAAGAGTCGCGTCCATTCAAGACTATCACAAACAAATTGCCGAGTTTCAATCCCAGTCCAAAATTTTCAAAGAATCTTCTCAAAAACTTCAATCCGCAAATGGAGGAAAAAATCCGGAAGAATTGGAAATCCAATGGAAGGCGGAAATTTCCCTGCTCGACGAAATTCCGACACAAGGATTTTCGGAATCGGAAAGACTTTCCAAAAACGCACAGAAGAAAGAATTGGAAACGGAACTTCGATCTCTGGAAGAAAGATTGAACAAACTCAAGACGGAAATCAAAGTCGAGGACACGAGAATCCAAGATTCTCTTCCGGAAAAAGAAAAGGATTTGATTTCTACTCTTCAACTCCTTGCCGAAAAAGAAAAAGAATTTTCGAGTTTAGAATCCAAACGCAAATCCGCAAAAATCGCGCAGGAAATCGTAGAGGACATTTCCAAAGATCAGTCCTTTCAATTTGTTTCGATCGCATCCGAAATCGGGAAGGATCTTCATTTTCTCCTTCCAAAAAGAGGAGTTTCCTTCGAAGCGCTTGATAAAAAAGAATTGATCAAAATGGAAGATGCGGCGGGAACACTTCGTTCTATCGAACACCTTTCCGGTGGAACCTTGGCGACGTTCTACTTAATTTTTAAATTGTTTTTGGCACGGAAGACGGTTCCCCAAAAGGGACTTCTCTTGTTAGACGAACCTTTCGTACATCTCGATCCGAAAAGACTTCAATCCGCGCTTTCTTATCTGAAACGATTTCAAGAGGAAACGGAATATCAAATTTGCTTTTTTACAAAACAAGAAGAACTTTCGGAAACCATTCTAAATACTTTCGAGAATGCGAACAGAATCCGTCTTACTTGA
- a CDS encoding ankyrin repeat domain-containing protein has protein sequence MNQNRMEENPNQTFTVSFWKRFLFFRAIQKADASRLRGLLLGGLNSNAVLYYGMRPLSLAVKYRNLRIIEILLEFLTDPNLPDETTGLTPLIHSILEDSSLETISSLIFFGADLDQKDGNGMSPLHHCVNEGKLLPFQLLLEKGADPNVQDFDGVTCMNLAKSSHGMSEFAELLLKHGADPMIKDKHGKIYLM, from the coding sequence ATGAATCAAAATAGAATGGAAGAAAATCCAAATCAAACATTTACGGTTTCCTTTTGGAAGCGATTTCTCTTTTTCAGAGCGATCCAAAAAGCGGACGCTTCGAGGTTACGAGGTCTTTTGTTGGGCGGTTTGAATTCCAATGCGGTTTTGTATTACGGAATGCGTCCGCTTTCGCTTGCGGTAAAATATCGGAATCTGAGAATCATTGAAATACTTTTGGAATTCTTAACGGATCCGAATCTGCCGGACGAAACCACGGGTTTGACTCCGTTGATTCATTCCATTCTGGAAGATTCTTCTTTGGAAACGATCTCGTCGTTGATCTTTTTCGGAGCCGATCTCGATCAGAAGGATGGGAACGGGATGAGTCCTTTGCATCATTGTGTGAACGAGGGAAAACTTCTACCGTTTCAACTTCTTTTGGAAAAGGGAGCCGATCCGAACGTTCAGGATTTCGACGGAGTGACTTGTATGAATTTGGCGAAGTCTTCGCATGGAATGTCCGAGTTTGCGGAACTTCTTCTCAAACACGGGGCAGATCCGATGATCAAGGATAAACACGGAAAAATCTATCTGATGTAA
- a CDS encoding carbon starvation CstA family protein, with translation MLPLIAVLGCFLVYFLGYKFYSGYISRSIFELKDNTTDTPAHKFNDGVDYLPTKPIVLFGHHYASIAGLAPILGPAVAVIWGWLPAMIWVVFGSIFVGCVHDFGALVVSVRNQGKSIGQVAEDLLGHRARSLFHAIIFFLVALAMGVFVLVLAEMFSADPKAIPTSKTALATEVGKVPSNASVETKNPTKEAHDHPGEIRTEEKPSIRLRSHFPEAVIPSAAIMILAIIVGYLHYKKGMSLTPLTIISVLATLASMVLGMQESVLQATGLASVDTSPSTGSWKYILLFYAFLASVTPIWLLLQSRDYINSFLLYLGIILIYVGFFAGALLQNFPSFNAEAIRTDSIGLDLIPFVFITIACGAVSGFHALVSSGTTAKQLDREVDARAIGYGGMIGESLLGLSAVIACTIGFSSATEWSGFYRSWSGIQGLAPQVGAYIYGTGRFLAQIGIPEAFGQGFIALIVISFALTSLDSATRLLRYNIEEIAESTRVPWIQKLVGNRYVSSLIACAAIGFFAFMEIEQDGKKKPAGLALWKLFGTTNQLLAGLALLVVTVFLLKSKKRIKVAFLPMLFVLTVTLWAMIRNFFDFLLGPSPNILLAGVGGTLIVLTVWLLVEATLTWNRIRKV, from the coding sequence ATGCTTCCACTCATCGCGGTACTCGGTTGTTTCCTCGTCTATTTCCTCGGATATAAATTTTATTCGGGTTATATCTCTCGATCGATCTTCGAATTGAAAGACAATACGACAGATACCCCCGCCCATAAGTTCAACGATGGGGTCGACTACCTTCCCACAAAACCGATCGTTTTATTCGGTCATCACTATGCTTCCATCGCAGGATTGGCGCCTATTCTTGGACCAGCGGTCGCGGTCATTTGGGGATGGCTTCCGGCTATGATTTGGGTCGTATTCGGAAGTATTTTTGTGGGTTGTGTGCATGATTTCGGAGCCTTGGTCGTTTCGGTTCGGAATCAAGGAAAGAGTATCGGCCAGGTTGCGGAAGACCTTCTCGGTCACCGAGCGAGAAGCTTGTTTCACGCGATCATTTTCTTTTTAGTCGCCCTTGCCATGGGCGTTTTCGTTCTCGTTCTTGCGGAAATGTTTTCCGCGGACCCGAAAGCGATTCCCACGTCCAAAACGGCGCTCGCGACGGAAGTCGGAAAGGTTCCGTCTAACGCGAGCGTAGAGACGAAGAATCCGACGAAAGAAGCACACGATCATCCCGGAGAAATTCGAACCGAAGAAAAACCCTCCATTCGACTCAGAAGTCATTTCCCGGAGGCGGTCATTCCTTCCGCCGCGATCATGATTCTTGCGATCATCGTAGGATATCTCCATTACAAAAAAGGAATGAGCCTGACTCCTCTTACGATCATCAGCGTACTCGCGACTCTTGCTTCTATGGTTTTGGGAATGCAAGAATCCGTTCTGCAAGCGACCGGACTCGCCTCGGTAGATACGTCTCCTTCCACGGGAAGTTGGAAATACATTCTTTTATTCTATGCTTTCTTAGCGTCGGTGACTCCAATCTGGCTTCTTTTACAAAGCCGGGATTATATCAACTCCTTCCTTTTGTATTTGGGAATCATTCTGATCTATGTCGGATTTTTTGCCGGCGCCCTATTACAGAACTTTCCTTCATTCAACGCGGAAGCGATTCGTACAGATTCGATCGGATTGGATTTGATTCCCTTTGTCTTTATCACGATCGCCTGCGGAGCCGTCTCCGGTTTTCACGCGTTAGTCAGCTCGGGAACGACGGCGAAACAATTGGATAGAGAAGTGGACGCAAGAGCGATCGGTTACGGAGGAATGATCGGCGAATCGCTGTTAGGTCTTTCCGCGGTAATCGCCTGCACGATCGGCTTCAGTTCCGCAACGGAGTGGTCCGGCTTCTATCGTTCTTGGTCCGGGATTCAGGGATTAGCCCCGCAGGTCGGCGCATACATTTACGGAACCGGAAGATTCTTAGCTCAGATCGGAATTCCGGAGGCGTTCGGACAAGGGTTCATCGCTCTCATCGTGATCAGCTTTGCACTGACATCCTTGGATTCCGCAACAAGACTTCTCCGATATAATATCGAAGAAATCGCCGAGTCGACTCGAGTTCCTTGGATTCAAAAGTTAGTCGGGAACCGATATGTTTCCAGTCTCATCGCTTGTGCGGCGATCGGATTTTTCGCATTCATGGAGATAGAACAAGACGGAAAGAAAAAACCGGCGGGGCTTGCCTTGTGGAAACTTTTCGGAACCACGAACCAACTTTTGGCGGGACTCGCACTTTTAGTTGTAACCGTTTTCCTTCTTAAATCGAAGAAAAGAATCAAAGTGGCTTTTCTTCCTATGCTTTTCGTATTAACGGTAACTCTTTGGGCGATGATCCGAAACTTTTTCGATTTTTTACTCGGACCTTCTCCGAATATTCTGCTCGCGGGAGTCGGCGGAACGTTAATCGTTCTTACGGTTTGGCTTCTGGTGGAAGCAACTCTCACCTGGAATCGCATTAGAAAAGTATGA
- a CDS encoding TIGR04452 family lipoprotein, which translates to MKTLFNRILILLFLSQVYNCILFDTLGIAPGRIKGSEASGEIRDAAIVTDLINSTILSGRPTVSILSILSDQLAGIKSDGVYIKSEVDDCIAEIKGLSGYLIGAPLTIVLQSKCSLKEDKVILDSPFPEL; encoded by the coding sequence TTGAAAACCCTATTCAATAGAATTCTCATTTTGCTTTTTCTCTCCCAAGTTTATAACTGTATTTTATTTGATACGCTCGGTATTGCTCCCGGAAGAATCAAAGGATCGGAAGCCTCAGGCGAAATCAGGGACGCGGCGATCGTCACGGATCTCATCAACTCTACAATTCTTAGCGGTCGCCCGACGGTTTCGATCCTTTCGATTTTATCGGACCAATTAGCAGGTATCAAATCGGACGGAGTTTACATTAAATCGGAAGTAGACGATTGTATCGCGGAAATCAAGGGATTGAGCGGATATTTGATCGGAGCTCCTCTCACGATCGTTCTTCAGTCTAAATGTTCCTTGAAAGAGGATAAGGTTATCTTAGATTCTCCTTTTCCCGAACTTTAA
- a CDS encoding GNAT family N-acetyltransferase, which translates to MNSSIFIRSAQPGDVDAIVPLIYSSGPAAWDYVFTQGSKTPFDFLSTSFIKSGNTISYKNHYVAELNGEVVGAIMSYRQPSFLLLNGGTALRIVSVYGFSAPKVMARGLITEGMIRPPKSGRLHLGHIAVSEKHRGKGIGKELIRFMSKEFPQFQILSLDVSQKNEVAIRLYKGLGFQTMEARSFRGPTGKVPDHFYMEVEKSILK; encoded by the coding sequence TTGAATTCATCGATCTTCATTCGATCCGCGCAACCCGGGGACGTAGACGCAATCGTTCCTTTGATCTATTCTTCCGGTCCCGCCGCCTGGGATTACGTATTTACGCAAGGATCCAAGACACCGTTTGATTTTCTCAGCACTTCGTTTATCAAAAGCGGAAATACGATTTCCTATAAAAATCACTATGTAGCCGAGTTAAACGGTGAAGTTGTGGGTGCGATCATGAGCTATCGACAACCGTCGTTCCTTTTGCTAAACGGTGGAACCGCTCTGAGAATCGTTTCTGTCTACGGTTTCTCCGCTCCAAAGGTGATGGCTCGAGGTCTTATTACGGAAGGAATGATCCGTCCTCCGAAATCGGGAAGATTGCATCTTGGACATATAGCGGTTTCCGAAAAACACAGAGGTAAGGGCATTGGGAAGGAACTGATCCGTTTTATGTCGAAGGAGTTTCCTCAATTTCAAATCTTGTCCTTGGACGTTTCGCAAAAAAATGAAGTCGCGATCCGGCTCTACAAGGGACTCGGATTTCAAACGATGGAAGCGAGAAGTTTTAGAGGGCCTACCGGAAAAGTTCCGGATCATTTTTATATGGAAGTAGAAAAAAGTATATTAAAGTAA
- a CDS encoding helix-turn-helix domain-containing protein produces MKILFSQSETILNPWIVCYWGWESDSISGPPTEFPKIFPSVENELHISYGDPIRIGTMNDGKEEWNSSQGHIIGNHLSPFRISPEGNVGFFNIRLFPGAFSELFRIPGKEVRSHVGDLRISNTNEYSDFIKRIRDAGSFEERVSISDKYFRKLLSTKKQTEPVVVEAVKKIRMSKGKIPISKLILDLGANKKTLERKFQERIGYNPKEFARVVRFQNAAWMRPGKQSLSDLALDAGYYDQSHFTKEFASLSGYSPLVWYGLRDRILSLFYNTRPYSF; encoded by the coding sequence ATGAAAATTCTTTTTTCTCAGAGCGAAACGATCTTAAATCCGTGGATCGTGTGTTACTGGGGCTGGGAGTCCGATTCGATTTCGGGACCTCCGACCGAGTTTCCGAAAATATTTCCGTCCGTAGAAAATGAACTTCACATATCGTATGGAGATCCGATTCGGATCGGAACCATGAACGACGGAAAGGAAGAATGGAATTCTTCCCAGGGTCATATCATCGGAAATCATCTCTCTCCTTTTCGTATCTCTCCGGAGGGAAACGTCGGTTTTTTTAATATAAGACTGTTTCCCGGCGCTTTTTCGGAATTATTTAGAATTCCAGGAAAAGAAGTGAGAAGTCATGTCGGTGATTTGCGGATTTCGAATACCAATGAATATTCCGATTTTATAAAACGAATCCGAGACGCGGGCTCTTTCGAAGAGCGAGTTTCGATTTCCGATAAATACTTTAGAAAATTATTAAGTACTAAAAAACAAACGGAACCCGTCGTCGTTGAAGCGGTAAAAAAAATCAGGATGAGTAAGGGAAAAATACCGATCTCAAAGTTGATTCTGGACCTCGGCGCGAACAAAAAAACATTGGAGCGAAAGTTTCAGGAAAGAATCGGATACAATCCGAAAGAGTTTGCACGAGTCGTACGATTTCAAAACGCCGCTTGGATGAGGCCTGGAAAACAAAGTCTCAGCGACTTGGCGCTGGACGCAGGTTATTACGATCAATCTCATTTTACCAAGGAATTTGCCTCTTTGTCCGGTTATTCTCCTCTGGTTTGGTACGGACTGAGAGATCGAATCTTGTCCCTTTTTTACAATACAAGACCCTATTCTTTTTAG
- a CDS encoding J domain-containing protein has product MQTRSFEQIRSSLEDIIFDIQSGCTNCEWYIPVEKIISALNIRKEDYYRIFYDLRNEVHFSSRAAAGFNETQADSLIQLLSKILKIEGIGDEFAKSGIYFDDNHLAELQINLKENIQNRLERHELDKELLLLLSSATIDFDDAFDSYFDDKFNFERIVVNGISDFMESKSIQNDYGADVFLKNHIFSILNTKLFHLREITREYRDRAYYELFGSFRKKPKKKKPVSVFQEMDPETQRHLDVLGFDAPCTLEELKKRFKELIKKYHPDINKDGLEMTQRIIASYNFLIMRMS; this is encoded by the coding sequence ATGCAAACTCGAAGTTTTGAACAGATACGTTCCTCTTTGGAGGACATCATTTTCGACATCCAATCCGGATGTACGAACTGCGAGTGGTATATCCCGGTTGAGAAAATTATCTCGGCGCTGAACATTCGCAAAGAGGATTATTATAGAATTTTTTACGACCTTCGAAACGAAGTTCATTTTTCCTCCCGAGCGGCGGCAGGATTTAACGAGACACAAGCGGATTCTCTGATTCAACTCCTATCTAAAATTCTAAAGATCGAAGGAATCGGGGATGAATTTGCAAAAAGTGGAATATACTTCGACGACAATCATCTCGCAGAACTCCAGATCAATCTAAAGGAGAATATTCAGAATCGACTGGAAAGACACGAACTGGATAAAGAATTGCTTTTGCTTTTGTCTTCCGCGACGATCGATTTCGACGACGCGTTCGATTCTTACTTCGATGATAAGTTCAATTTCGAAAGAATCGTCGTAAACGGAATCTCCGATTTTATGGAATCGAAATCGATTCAAAACGATTACGGCGCCGATGTCTTTTTAAAAAATCATATCTTTTCCATTCTCAATACGAAGTTGTTTCATCTTCGGGAAATCACGAGAGAATACAGGGATCGAGCTTATTACGAGTTGTTCGGATCCTTCCGCAAAAAGCCGAAAAAGAAAAAGCCTGTCTCCGTGTTTCAGGAAATGGATCCCGAAACACAAAGGCATCTCGATGTTCTCGGTTTCGACGCGCCATGTACTTTGGAAGAGTTGAAAAAAAGATTCAAAGAGTTGATCAAAAAATACCATCCCGACATCAACAAAGACGGATTGGAAATGACACAACGAATCATTGCTTCCTATAACTTCTTGATCATGAGGATGAGTTAG
- a CDS encoding acyl-CoA thioesterase has translation MENLKTPHQSSVETRHIVMPDQANHYGTLFGGTLMYWIDMIAVMVAQRHCGKEAVTASVDRLNFIAPIEVGDHVILKASVNYTGRTSMEVGVQVSKENPYTGTVVRATTAYLTFVALDESKKPCPVPQIKPETEDETRRFKNAVLRQESNRELVKKIRDSK, from the coding sequence ATGGAAAATTTAAAAACACCCCACCAGAGTTCAGTGGAAACTCGACATATCGTAATGCCCGATCAAGCCAATCACTATGGCACATTATTCGGTGGAACACTAATGTATTGGATCGATATGATCGCAGTGATGGTAGCTCAGAGACACTGCGGAAAAGAAGCGGTAACCGCAAGCGTGGATCGCCTTAATTTTATCGCTCCGATCGAAGTCGGAGATCACGTGATATTAAAAGCGAGCGTGAATTATACGGGAAGAACTTCGATGGAAGTAGGAGTTCAGGTCTCTAAGGAAAATCCTTATACAGGAACGGTCGTACGTGCGACCACGGCGTATCTCACCTTTGTGGCGTTAGACGAATCGAAAAAACCTTGCCCCGTCCCTCAGATCAAACCGGAAACGGAAGACGAGACAAGAAGATTTAAGAATGCGGTGTTAAGACAGGAATCCAATCGGGAGCTCGTAAAAAAGATTCGAGATTCGAAATGA
- a CDS encoding CBS domain-containing protein — protein sequence MFFWISRGVPEPYIPPARPEIVHPLHSVPPSPSSQKIDTEVNTTRENPSKSSFEGASSEYKANSSLSQIRSKQGEFLSSLTARDLMSSPVVSFEETDPIERAEEIFFQKRFRHVPVIKDEATLCGILSDRDWMRWKLTKGNEVGLAKTIVDIMKAKVLSVQMYAGIGEISKVLFEERIGCLPVVNEDAQVIGMITRSDVLRAILKVNEREFLA from the coding sequence TTGTTCTTTTGGATTTCGCGCGGGGTTCCAGAACCTTATATCCCTCCCGCGAGACCGGAGATCGTTCATCCTTTGCACTCGGTCCCTCCTTCACCTTCGTCCCAAAAAATCGACACCGAAGTTAATACCACAAGAGAGAATCCTTCCAAAAGTTCTTTTGAGGGAGCAAGTTCGGAGTATAAAGCCAATTCTTCTTTGTCTCAGATTCGATCCAAACAGGGAGAATTTTTGTCGTCCTTAACTGCGCGGGATTTGATGAGCTCCCCCGTGGTGAGCTTTGAAGAAACGGATCCGATCGAAAGAGCGGAGGAGATTTTTTTTCAAAAACGCTTCCGTCACGTTCCGGTGATCAAAGACGAGGCCACGTTGTGCGGAATTTTATCCGATCGGGATTGGATGAGATGGAAGTTGACAAAAGGAAACGAAGTCGGATTAGCAAAAACAATAGTCGACATTATGAAAGCGAAAGTGCTTTCCGTTCAGATGTATGCGGGAATAGGCGAAATTTCGAAAGTCTTATTTGAAGAAAGAATCGGATGTCTTCCCGTCGTGAACGAGGACGCGCAGGTGATCGGAATGATCACACGAAGCGACGTTCTTCGCGCCATTCTCAAAGTCAATGAGAGGGAATTTCTCGCTTGA
- the rlmD gene encoding 23S rRNA (uracil(1939)-C(5))-methyltransferase RlmD → MKPPSTQSCQHYPECAGCDRLHIGYEKQLQLKQEEIEKQFGGFKGLDIRTIVRSPKDQMYRHKVQLPFGHRKIGKKTVLTLGLHNKENTFIIDQKECRIQDADLTTVASAIRHWARTENLSPYFEKNGNGLLRHIVLRKAHASQEILVGVVTNASEIPGRKNITNSLHSYIKQFLSQEKSKAEVVGILQNVNQRNTKVVLGEKETTWFGRHFIKEKIGDLNFQIGLSTFFQVNPFQIENLYNLVLDDLPSDSVVVDAYCGIGTITLYAASKSKKVIGLEENPNSIRSAIGAAKANQVENAIFMKGKVLQTLQSSLNEKPDVVIVDPPREGLDPETKKILLNSKVGKILYVSCNPETLRRDALELTKSFRYDKLTPVDLFPHTSHLESVAVFTR, encoded by the coding sequence ATGAAACCTCCTTCTACTCAATCCTGTCAACACTACCCGGAGTGTGCCGGTTGTGATCGATTGCATATCGGTTATGAAAAACAACTCCAACTCAAACAGGAAGAGATCGAAAAACAGTTCGGAGGTTTTAAGGGATTGGATATCAGAACGATCGTAAGGAGTCCGAAGGATCAGATGTATCGCCACAAGGTACAACTTCCTTTTGGACATCGGAAGATCGGAAAAAAGACGGTTCTCACTCTTGGCCTACACAACAAAGAGAATACGTTCATCATCGATCAAAAAGAATGTAGAATTCAGGACGCGGATCTCACCACGGTTGCGTCTGCGATAAGACATTGGGCGAGGACGGAAAATCTTAGTCCGTATTTTGAAAAGAATGGGAACGGTCTTTTAAGACATATCGTTTTGAGAAAGGCACACGCGTCGCAGGAGATTCTCGTTGGAGTCGTTACGAATGCGAGTGAAATTCCGGGAAGAAAGAATATAACAAACAGCTTACATTCGTATATTAAACAATTCTTAAGCCAAGAAAAATCAAAAGCGGAAGTGGTCGGAATCCTGCAGAACGTAAATCAGAGAAATACCAAAGTGGTACTCGGAGAAAAGGAGACTACCTGGTTTGGAAGGCATTTTATCAAAGAAAAAATCGGAGATTTGAATTTCCAAATCGGCCTTTCCACGTTTTTCCAAGTGAATCCGTTTCAGATCGAAAATCTATACAATCTTGTCTTGGACGACCTTCCTTCCGATTCGGTCGTCGTCGACGCCTATTGTGGAATCGGCACGATCACTCTCTATGCCGCTTCCAAATCGAAAAAGGTGATCGGCTTGGAGGAAAATCCGAATTCCATCCGTTCCGCGATCGGGGCCGCAAAAGCGAATCAAGTGGAGAACGCGATCTTTATGAAAGGTAAAGTTCTTCAGACGTTACAATCTTCATTAAACGAAAAACCGGACGTCGTAATCGTGGATCCGCCGAGGGAAGGATTGGATCCGGAGACAAAAAAGATATTATTGAATTCTAAAGTAGGAAAAATTCTATATGTTTCCTGTAATCCGGAAACCTTACGGAGAGACGCGTTGGAACTGACCAAATCTTTCCGTTATGATAAATTGACTCCGGTGGATTTATTTCCTCACACGAGTCATCTGGAAAGTGTCGCGGTTTTTACGAGATAA